In Paraburkholderia phytofirmans OLGA172, the genomic window CTCGGCGCAGCGGCTTGCACGATGCAGTCGCAGCACGAACAGGCGAATTTGGGACGGCGATGACGGATGACGCGGAAGTGCGCGCGCACGTATTCAAGTTGCTCGGATACGTCTTCGCCCAGCGGTTTGAGTGTGCCACCGCATTCCGGGCAGTCTTCCTCGATGGGCCGATGCACACGCTCTTCGCGTTCGAGGTGATCGGGCAGCGGTTTGCGACAGGCGCTCTCGCGGCGTTGATGCGCCTTCTTCGAATCAGCCTGGGCGGCCGCACCTTCATCGGCCTGCAGGTCCTCAAGTCGCAGTTCGAGCTGCTCGATCTGACGCTCCACCTTCTCAGACTTGCGACCGAACTGCATGCGGCGCAGCTTCGCAATCGTCAGCTTCAGATGCTCGATCTCGATTACGCGGGAGCTGAGTTGGTCCTGCAACTCGACGACCCGCTGCGCGTTTGCATGAGCTGACGCCGCATGCGCGCGCACCAGCGCCTTGAGCGCATCAATGTCGTCGGGCAGGTCGGTATCGGTCAGATCCATTGCGACAGTTTACGACCATCTGCTACATGCGGATCATCGGGTAACAGACGTTTACAAAGCACTGCGCGGGCGTGCTGCCTCGACCGGTTGTCGCCAGTCAAACCCTTCGAGCAGGAGCGATAGTTGAGCGGTGCTCAACGCCACGACGCCGGTGTCGGCGCGGGGCCATGCAAAACGCCCTTTCTCAAGACGCTTCGCAAATAAACATAGGCCGCCATCGCTCCAGTACAACGCCTTCAGCAGATCACCACGGCGGCCCCTGAAGATAAAAACATGGCCGCCGTATGGATCCTTCTCAAGCACCATCTGTACCTTCGCCGCAAGGGAATTGAAGCCGGAGCGCATGTCAGTGACGCCGGCAGCGATCCAGATCCGTGTGTTTGCAGGCGGCCCGATCATCGCAGAATCCGCTCGAGGACCAGGCGCAATATCGTCGCGTCGGGCACGCCTTCTATCCGGACCGACGTATTGCCATGCTGAAGCTGAATGCTGCCGTTTGCAGCCTGCGGAGGTGCCGGCGCGTTCGTCGCCTCCAGCGCATGGGCCGCCGGACGATCGGACCGTCCATCGACAACGACGGGCAACATGATCTCCGCCTGCGCATCTTCGACCAGCAGACCCTGGGCGTACAGTTTGCGCCAGGCCCACACCTGATTGGCGTTGATGTTGTTGTCGCGAGCGACCCTGGCGACTGACGCGCCGGTTTCAAGCGTCTGCTCTACGACCGATCGCTTCCATTCCAATGGATGCCGTCGGTTCTGGCGCTTGGCAGGTAACTCGACTGTCTGAGGCACTGTGTCCATTCTCGGGCTGTTTGTGGACAGAGTCGGTCACTCGTGTCCGTCGCAGCCGATGATTGCATCTTCTACGCAAAGCGGGGAACGGTACAAATCAGATGCTTACGGAAGAAACGCGATTGCCGCTAGTACCCGAGAGGAGCTTACTGATTGTGGTTCGCGGAATGATCCTGGCGCATTCTTTCCCAGTAGGAATTACGCAGGTTGAGGTCACCATCAACCAGGATATGAAGTCACTCACTCCGCTCGTTCCCGCGCTTGTGCCGTATCTCGCTTTGGTTTGTCGGGGCTTTAAGCATGAAATTCTGGAACTGGTAGACCGATCGACGCACGGCACCTGTAAGCTCCAGTCCGACAAACTCTTCGCTTTCCGGTTTGGGCTACCTCCGCTGGCTGAGCAGTCCCGCATCTTGGTGCGCGTCGAAGAGGTGCGTCAATTGTGCGGGAGCTTGCGCGAACGCCTGACCGCACGCCAGACCTGTCAGGCGCATTTCGCTGAAGCCCTGGTCGGGCAGGCGGCGTCCACCGCTCCATTGGCGGCACACACGGACGACCTGGCAGCCGCCGCCTGAGGGAGTTGGCGTCAGCCGGACGCTGCGTCGTCGGAGGTGGCGGACGCCGTGCGGTTGACGCCCGCTGACGCCCGCCGCCCGTAGCCGGGTCACTGCGGAGCGGTCATGCAGCTATTGATAAAAGCGGTTACCAAGAGTACGGTGCCACGCTCGAACGGTGAGCTTTTGCAGGTATCGCCGGTGAGTCTTTTCAGGAGCCTGGACCGATGACATCCCCCCACAATGGCGCGCACGGCGCCGTCCATCTGCTGACTGACAGCGACGCGCTGACCGCGAGCGTGCGGCGCACGGTGCGACTCGAAGCTGCGCCCGACGGCAAAAGCCTGTTCCTGGTCGACGTCGACCAGCGCAAACCCGGGACGCAGCGCGAGGTGCGCTATGAGATCACGCCCGCCGAGCTGATTGCCGCGATCCGTGCGCACGGCGCCGAACTGCCCGGCGAGAGCCATGGCGAGGCCGGCAAGTGAAAGCGATCAAATGTTCCTGAACTGCGGGTGCCGATATTGCTGACCCGTGCGCCGGAAACGGTTGGTTGCGGCTGCGGGCTCTGGCCAATGTCCTAGTCCGGGCCACAAGCAGCCCCCTCGTGCCGCCGTTTTTCAGGTAGGCGGTGATGCCGGTTGGGGTGCCCCCCGGTGTCGTCAGGATTCGGATTTTTTCGTACGTTAGCCGCATTGCACAACCAATAGAATCAAAGGCTTGAGCTTGGGCGATCGACTGCAATTGAACCTGCCAGAGCATCGTTCGCGCCGCCCCTGATACGACGGGGCATCCGGAGCCGCTGGCGTACGGAAAAATCCGAATCCTGAGGGCACCCCTTTTTGACGATCAACGGGCAAGGCTGCGAGAAATTGCGGCCATTCCTGCGGCCCGTTCTTCTGGCGTTGGAGCTTTTTTAAGGGTTGCGGCATGGAAAGTGTTGCGTTCGACTTTTTTGTTTTTATCGAACCAAACGCATGAAACATCGGTTTCGTCAATTTTTTCAATGGTCATTTTTTCGCCGCCAGATTTCAAAAACACTTCATCGCCAATCGCAAAACTGGTCGTCATAATTCTTCCTCGCACTGTAAGCATCGTCAAGATTAACGACACCATCCATTGTTGGGGACGGATGGATCCAATGCAATAGGGTTCCGTCCGACGAATTCCAGACGGACGGCCTTTACTTCTTTTTCGTCGTCGGGCGCTTCATGCGCGGCTTGAGCACGCGCACAATCGTGACGGGTTCTTTTTCTGGCCGGTCAAGACCAATTCATGGGAGCCTTTCACCCAGCCCTCGACGTACAGTTTGGGCTGGGTTTCAAGCAGCCTAGTTTTTTATCAGATCTTCGCCTGCGGGTGATCGACGACCTGCTGGCCGGCGTAGTCCTCTAACCTCGGCGATCTGCCACAGTTGCGCAAGATTTCTTGCTCACTAGCGTGGAGGTCGCACACCTCCCATACGACGAATACCGAAGCCCACTCGGAAGATGTCCGGCATGTTCAGGCGGTCATCCTCGGTGCGATACAGTATCGCGAGTTCAACGAGATCCTCAATCAACGCACCCACGGTACCCTTGCGCAGGGGATCGGTACCGTAGCGTCGTGGAGGAAGCTTTTCACCAATTGCGGCTCTGAACTGGTCCATTTTGGTTTTTTTCCACATGCCGGTGAGCTCGAGTATTTGGCACGGGACCGTGAGACCTCGTGCTGCTTCCAAAAGCGGCTTGACCCATGGGTAATCCTCAGCAATCTCCGCTACGCGGATTTCCGACGCCTTTGCAACACCCTGCTGAATCCCTTTGAAATGAAGCGCGTTGGTTGCGTCCGGCTCATGCTCATCCGTCCATTCCGCTGCCGCCCGAAACGCAAGCAAGAAGCTGCGGGGACTCAACCTCCCTTTTGCGTCAGCGAGGTGCGTGGGCACCCACGTATAGACGTATCCCCGCTTCGCTGATGTGCCAACCCACTCTCCCGTAATGCCCTCCACGACAGCGCGCCCCGGCTGCTCCAGTGTCAGCGCTCGCGGGAGTTGATAGCTTTCCTCTTCCTCTTCATATGGCCATTCGACTTTGACCTTCTTTGTAATCTCACTTCTAAATTCTGATCCGCAGGAGGAGTCGTTCGCCAAGTGCAGTACCACTAGCGCAAACAGGTCGCTGGGCTTCCATACGAGCTCAACCTTGTTCGCCCGCAACTTTGAACTGTCCACAAAGTTCCAGACATCTTCGTCCTCCTCCATGTCGGGACGCAGAAAGATCTTCAAACGAATGGCTCGCCGAGAACGACATTCCAAACAGAACTTAAGCAGCGAGCGCAGGTAATGACGTACCTCTGTCCATCCTCGACCGATCCGATCAAGTGCGTCAAACAAGATCATCAGGTAACGACCGGAGGCAGCGATCTCGCGATCGCATTCGGCTAACATGACAAGCGCTGCATCCCTGTTCTCGGAAAACCAAATGATGGCGTCAGTCCAGTCGCCGTTCTTCAGCGAAGGACGGTTCGTCGTCTTGATTGCGTGGACGAGGACGATAGTGTGCCAGACGTCCGATGCGTCAATGCCACGCTTATTCAGGCGAGCCAGCGTCTCAACCGAAGGAAAATCTTGGCTACTTGGGTCAAGGGCAAATCCGACGGCCACTTCTGTCCTTTGCAGCTCGGGCAGCCTACCAGCTCTAGCAACAAAGGCTCGATGCTCGGGGCTGTTCAGCACCGCTGTCCAATAGCTCTTACCAGTACCACGTAGCCCGACGACGATGCTTGAATTCACACTGAGGGCCTTTGCGTGACCGCTCGGCATATACAAAGTATTCCGTGGCGGAGGAGTCAACGATTCCTGCGACGTCTCTTCGATGCGGGATAAGGCCCAGCGGATGTCCAGAGCGCTGAAGCGGCAAACAGGTGCCTTCATGCATCACCTTCTGGTTCGATCGACGGGAACAAGCGCCCTTCCAATTTTTCGAAGAAGTCATTGAAAATTCCCGACACATACGTCCACTCGGGTTTTTCTTCGATGTTGTTCAACACGAGGGAGCGAACTCCCAAGTCGAAGTTAATAAACAATGGATAGTGAGGTGCCTCAAGACTGTCACGATCAAAGACGACCGGTTCGAAATCACCCACATTCTCCGCCGTTTCGTCATCGTAAAATTGAGTCCAAGCGCTATAGGAGGCGCTGATCCATTTCCGACGCGCGTCTTCGACTGGGGGAGTTTGCGCAGCAACCATCTTCAATCGCCATCGAAGATCGCTGTCCCTGCCCATGCCGTGGACAACAGCCTCCGACCCCGCAAGATGACCGAATAGCTGCTTGTATGCCCACCAGTTTTGCGCGTCATTGCGCGCGAAAAGTAACGCTTCGGCACCAAGCTGTGTTACAGCCGCCGATCCAATGTCGTGCAATCCCGCTCTGGCGTCTAACAAAATTAGATCTGGCTTGACTGATAGCTGCTCCGCCACGCCCAATAGATCTCGGAGGCGTTCGGCTAGGCCGATAAGGTCGCCATTCTCGTTAAAGGACGGCGTATAAATCCGACCTACCTTCGAAACGTAGTTTTGCGTGTTGGCGCCGTATGCAGGCAATACGGAAATTGTTCCATCCTCGCCGATAGCGAGCGGACTGTTCCCTATGCACCCTTCAAGAAGGGAGGCGTCAGCTTGACCGTTCAGTGACTCCATCAACCAGTCCACGAGTCCCAATGGCGGATGTTCTGATAACAACATCTCTCCGATGCCGGGAGCTTCGAGGTCCAGATCAGCGACCAGCACGTTTTTGCCCTTCCGCGCCATGTACCAAGCGAACATCGCCAAAGCCGTGCTACGTCCGACACCTCCTTTGACACTGAAGCCTACAGCCGTCGGTAAGATCGCCCGCGCGACCGGCGGCTTGCGCAGCCAATCTTGATTGGTCAGCAGCCTGTCAATGAGCCAGACATTATGTTGTCCCGCGACACGCGTCTTGTCCGGTGAATCGAACACCTCTGCCGGATCCAAAACATCGCTCTTTCGGAGCAATACTCGGTGAGCTCCAGCACTGTAGTGGCCTAGTGCATTGTTGAGAGCCGCGTCCAGTTCCGTCCATTGGGGTGGTGTGAGAGCGTCATCCGGCAAAACCAAGACGAGCGCCCCCGATGTGTCGCGAACAATATAGATTTCTGGAACAGCCTTGTCGATCAAGCCATACACCACGCCCAATGCGACACCTATGGCGTCATCGAACATAATCATGTTAATTCCCTCGATGCCCCACGACCCCTACGGCGTGCAAAAGTCGACGCGTAGCGTCTC contains:
- the tnpB gene encoding IS66 family insertion sequence element accessory protein TnpB (TnpB, as the term is used for proteins encoded by IS66 family insertion elements, is considered an accessory protein, since TnpC, encoded by a neighboring gene, is a DDE family transposase.); the encoded protein is MIGPPANTRIWIAAGVTDMRSGFNSLAAKVQMVLEKDPYGGHVFIFRGRRGDLLKALYWSDGGLCLFAKRLEKGRFAWPRADTGVVALSTAQLSLLLEGFDWRQPVEAARPRSAL
- a CDS encoding KGGVGR-motif variant AAA ATPase, giving the protein MIMFDDAIGVALGVVYGLIDKAVPEIYIVRDTSGALVLVLPDDALTPPQWTELDAALNNALGHYSAGAHRVLLRKSDVLDPAEVFDSPDKTRVAGQHNVWLIDRLLTNQDWLRKPPVARAILPTAVGFSVKGGVGRSTALAMFAWYMARKGKNVLVADLDLEAPGIGEMLLSEHPPLGLVDWLMESLNGQADASLLEGCIGNSPLAIGEDGTISVLPAYGANTQNYVSKVGRIYTPSFNENGDLIGLAERLRDLLGVAEQLSVKPDLILLDARAGLHDIGSAAVTQLGAEALLFARNDAQNWWAYKQLFGHLAGSEAVVHGMGRDSDLRWRLKMVAAQTPPVEDARRKWISASYSAWTQFYDDETAENVGDFEPVVFDRDSLEAPHYPLFINFDLGVRSLVLNNIEEKPEWTYVSGIFNDFFEKLEGRLFPSIEPEGDA
- a CDS encoding YodC family protein, with amino-acid sequence MTTSFAIGDEVFLKSGGEKMTIEKIDETDVSCVWFDKNKKVERNTFHAATLKKAPTPEERAAGMAAISRSLAR
- the tnpA gene encoding IS66-like element accessory protein TnpA, which codes for MDTVPQTVELPAKRQNRRHPLEWKRSVVEQTLETGASVARVARDNNINANQVWAWRKLYAQGLLVEDAQAEIMLPVVVDGRSDRPAAHALEATNAPAPPQAANGSIQLQHGNTSVRIEGVPDATILRLVLERILR